The Pseudomonadota bacterium genome includes the window GCCTGCGAGCAGGGACGGTTCGGCACAGACATCGCACCCCGCGTGCACGCCCGTCTGTGCTGGCGGGGCAAGCGGGTGCGCAGCACCGACGGAGCGGGAACCGTGTTCACCGAAGGCGTGCTCGCGGGAATCGACGCAAGTGGCGCCCTGATCCTCGAGACCGAGGTCGGTCAGGTCGCGGTGACCGTGGGAGAGATCGCGCGAATCTGATCGGCTCGCGCGCCCCCGCAGCGAAACGCATTCTCCCCCTCGGTCAGGTCACGCCGCAATCGACCTGACCCGCAGACAGGCCCTTCCGCTGCAGACCCCGAAGCCGACCCGTACGAGGCGCGCCTCGGCGCGTCCCCTCGAACCCCCTCAGAGGAGCCGTTCATGAAGATCACTCGAGCCGCATCGTCGCCTTTCATCCTGATCATCTCGGCCATGCTCTCCGCCGCGCCCTCCGCGCTGGCTGTGCCGTCCACGTCGAAGGCTCCCCAGCCTGGCGTGCGCCTCGCCCAGACCCAGCTGGAGATGAACGAGCAGGCCGCCGAAGACTTCAAGAAAGCCGACGCCGAGCTCAATGCCATCTACAAGAAGGTCATGGCGGCCAGCGCGGGAGAGCAGAAGCAGGCCATCATCACCGCGCAGCTGGCCTGGATCAAGTTCCGCGACGCAAACGCAGACGCCTGGGCCGCACCCAACAAAGGGGGCAGCATCTACCCGCTGATCTGGCTCGGCGCAAAGACGCGCACGACCCGAACCCGCACCGCCGAGCTGAAGCAGCTGCTCGAGGAGCACCAGCAGCACTAGTGACGCCGGTGAATTCCCTGCAACTATGACAAAACGGTAACAACCCCGTAATATATGTGACAATTCGTTCACACTTTCGACCGTCGGCCCGCGCTATGCTCGTCTCAGA containing:
- a CDS encoding DUF1311 domain-containing protein, encoding MKITRAASSPFILIISAMLSAAPSALAVPSTSKAPQPGVRLAQTQLEMNEQAAEDFKKADAELNAIYKKVMAASAGEQKQAIITAQLAWIKFRDANADAWAAPNKGGSIYPLIWLGAKTRTTRTRTAELKQLLEEHQQH